In a single window of the Niabella ginsenosidivorans genome:
- a CDS encoding HesA/MoeB/ThiF family protein yields the protein MVKQSTAMTDYFERYHCQMALPGFGKSAQQLLQKARVLIVGAGGLGCPAAQYLAAAGIGTICIADDDTVAESNLHRQLLYTPQDLGLLKAEVASKKLQQQNPSANLISYPFRITASNIMELIAEVDLVIEGTDNFETKYLLNDACVLSGRPLIYGAIYQYEGQMSIWNVLQQDGSYSPNYRDAFPDAEKAQVPNCAKGGVIPTLAGIVGCMQANEAIKYFTGAEELLAGKLWMINARDGSTRIIHLKKRPDVKITELPVTVATISFTDLQQASNHQLIDVRTKKEHEHFNIGGKNIPLDELSDHLDGLSFSGPVICYCASGSRSAIAVRLIKEHFPDVTVYSLKGGIEKIIT from the coding sequence TTGGTAAAGCAATCAACCGCAATGACCGATTACTTTGAACGTTACCATTGCCAGATGGCCCTGCCGGGTTTCGGGAAAAGTGCTCAACAGCTTTTGCAAAAGGCCCGGGTACTGATTGTAGGAGCCGGTGGCCTGGGCTGCCCTGCTGCGCAATACCTGGCAGCAGCCGGTATAGGCACAATCTGCATTGCAGATGATGATACGGTGGCAGAAAGCAACCTGCACCGCCAGCTTTTATATACACCGCAGGATCTGGGCCTGCTGAAAGCTGAGGTAGCCTCTAAAAAGCTACAACAGCAAAATCCATCGGCCAACCTGATCTCCTATCCTTTCCGTATTACGGCATCCAATATCATGGAGCTGATCGCAGAGGTTGACCTGGTGATAGAAGGAACAGACAACTTTGAAACAAAATATTTATTAAATGATGCCTGCGTGCTGTCCGGCAGACCTTTGATATATGGCGCTATCTATCAGTATGAAGGGCAGATGAGCATCTGGAATGTATTGCAGCAGGACGGCAGCTATTCACCCAATTACCGGGATGCGTTTCCTGATGCAGAAAAAGCGCAGGTGCCCAACTGTGCCAAAGGTGGGGTAATCCCAACCCTGGCAGGCATTGTGGGTTGTATGCAGGCAAACGAAGCCATAAAATATTTTACCGGGGCTGAGGAACTGCTGGCCGGGAAATTATGGATGATCAATGCCCGGGACGGCAGCACCCGTATCATTCATCTGAAAAAAAGACCGGATGTAAAAATTACGGAGCTGCCTGTAACCGTTGCAACCATCAGCTTTACCGATTTGCAGCAAGCCAGCAATCATCAATTGATAGATGTGCGCACCAAAAAAGAACATGAGCACTTTAATATTGGCGGAAAAAATATTCCGCTTGATGAATTGAGCGATCATTTAGACGGGCTTTCTTTTTCCGGTCCCGTCATCTGTTATTGCGCTTCGGGCAGCCGGAGTGCCATTGCTGTACGGCTGATCAAAGAACATTTTCCTGATGTAACTGTATACTCATTAAAGGGGGGTATAGAAAAAATAATAACATAA
- a CDS encoding SMUG2 DNA glycosylase family protein, with product MTKTFADKVVDFNRQLRYSGKLPAGFQVINPYLDNPETIEIMQQFYHKYYRDTLQRKFIIGINPSRHGAGVTGVPFTDTKRLKSVCGIEMRSAYTHEVSSVFMYEMIAAYGGVADFYQRFYINSPFPLAITRQTKDGKWLNANYYDDTVLFETVKDFMISSLKKHISLGLDTSEVFILGKKNAAFISKLNREAKLFGHLTVLEHPRFIQQYKSREKQLYIDKYILALNN from the coding sequence ATGACAAAAACCTTTGCCGATAAAGTTGTTGATTTCAACCGCCAGCTGCGGTACTCCGGCAAGCTGCCCGCAGGTTTCCAGGTAATCAATCCCTACCTGGACAATCCTGAAACGATAGAGATCATGCAACAGTTTTACCACAAGTATTACAGGGACACCCTGCAACGCAAGTTCATTATAGGGATCAATCCCAGCAGGCACGGCGCAGGTGTAACCGGCGTGCCATTTACTGATACCAAGCGGCTGAAAAGCGTTTGCGGCATTGAAATGAGATCAGCGTACACACACGAAGTGTCTTCTGTTTTTATGTATGAAATGATAGCCGCTTATGGAGGTGTGGCAGATTTCTATCAGCGTTTTTATATCAACTCTCCCTTTCCATTGGCAATCACCCGGCAAACAAAAGACGGCAAATGGCTCAATGCCAATTATTATGATGATACGGTCCTTTTTGAAACGGTAAAAGACTTTATGATAAGCTCTCTGAAAAAGCATATCAGCCTTGGGTTGGATACTTCGGAAGTGTTTATATTGGGAAAGAAAAATGCAGCTTTTATCAGTAAGCTGAACAGGGAAGCAAAGCTTTTTGGCCATTTAACCGTACTGGAACATCCGCGTTTTATACAACAATACAAATCCAGAGAAAAGCAATTGTATATTGATAAATATATACTGGCATTAAATAATTGA
- a CDS encoding NTP transferase domain-containing protein, which produces MISKEKNNTLPLNGLVLAGGKSRRMGTDKDLIRWHNKEQRYYAADLLSHFCEEVFISCRPDQAKEMDAAYKTLPDTFLNMGPFGGILSALRSQRDKAWLVIACDLPLLGEATIRFLIENRDRKRIATAYESPHDGLPEPLTAIWEPESYPVLLDFLGKGITCPRKVLQNSNLTLLRPAQPEALMNVNTPEDAEKAKVLLSK; this is translated from the coding sequence ATGATCTCAAAAGAAAAAAATAATACGCTCCCGTTAAACGGCCTGGTGCTTGCCGGTGGCAAAAGCAGGCGCATGGGAACAGACAAAGACCTGATCAGATGGCATAATAAAGAACAACGCTATTATGCAGCAGATCTGCTGAGCCATTTTTGTGAGGAAGTGTTTATTTCCTGCCGCCCGGATCAGGCAAAAGAGATGGATGCTGCTTATAAAACACTGCCCGATACGTTTCTGAACATGGGGCCTTTTGGCGGTATCCTTTCTGCCCTGCGCTCCCAAAGGGATAAGGCCTGGCTGGTCATTGCCTGCGATCTTCCGTTGCTGGGTGAAGCAACGATCCGTTTTTTAATTGAAAACAGAGATAGGAAAAGGATCGCAACCGCTTATGAAAGCCCGCATGATGGTTTGCCCGAACCATTGACCGCAATTTGGGAACCGGAAAGCTATCCTGTACTATTGGACTTTTTAGGAAAAGGAATTACCTGCCCTAGGAAAGTATTGCAGAACAGTAATCTTACGCTCCTGCGACCAGCCCAACCCGAAGCCCTGATGAACGTAAACACGCCTGAGGATGCAGAAAAAGCAAAAGTCCTGCTGAGCAAATGA
- the moaC gene encoding cyclic pyranopterin monophosphate synthase MoaC, with protein sequence MAELSHVNKNSQPVMVDVSEKKITRRNAVARAMITLPEQVMETLRKDDFMTRKGSVFQTAVIAGIMAAKKTGGLIPLCHPIGLDNCEINIELNGQQDMVIYCTAGVEAKTGVEMEALTGASVAALTIYDMCKALSHDMVIREIKLIEKSGGKNDLKRKK encoded by the coding sequence ATGGCTGAACTTTCTCATGTAAATAAGAACTCCCAACCGGTTATGGTAGATGTAAGTGAAAAGAAGATCACCCGCAGAAATGCAGTTGCGCGGGCAATGATAACCCTGCCGGAACAGGTTATGGAAACGCTACGGAAAGATGATTTTATGACCCGTAAAGGTTCGGTTTTTCAGACAGCGGTCATTGCAGGAATTATGGCAGCCAAGAAAACCGGCGGGCTGATACCGCTTTGCCATCCCATAGGGCTGGACAATTGCGAGATCAATATTGAGCTGAACGGTCAGCAGGACATGGTCATTTATTGTACAGCGGGCGTTGAGGCCAAGACCGGCGTAGAAATGGAAGCACTCACCGGCGCTTCGGTAGCGGCACTTACTATTTATGATATGTGCAAGGCACTGAGCCACGATATGGTGATCCGGGAAATAAAGCTGATAGAAAAAAGCGGAGGTAAAAATGATCTCAAAAGAAAAAAATAA
- a CDS encoding molybdopterin molybdotransferase MoeA: protein MITVEQAEKTIQSQLRHFGVEEVFYETALGRVLAEHLYADRDLPPFNRSTVDGIAIKFSTYNDGLRSFKIKATQAAGENPVTITAKDDCIEIMTGAALDDSADTVIRYEDIDIADGIATIKNIEIKKGQNIHLRGKDKKQGDVVANAGRIITPPLTGLAAAVGKTKLWVKKLPRTVIITTGDELVNAEETPTPYQLRRSNGTVIKSVLEKYKINAQLQHWKDDAELISNQLARCLSNYDVLLMSGGVSMGKFDHVPQVLEELGVEKLFHKVQQRPGKPFWFGTQGNRTLVFAFPGNPVSVFMCLHRYFIPWLENTLGIQSQLQGYAVLQKDIYFPYPLQYFAQVKLDTSHQGLWQATPVDTNGSGDFSNLIYTDAFIELPLEKNEFKKGEVYKVWRYQPA, encoded by the coding sequence ATGATTACCGTAGAACAGGCAGAAAAAACTATTCAATCACAGCTTCGCCACTTTGGTGTTGAAGAAGTTTTTTATGAAACAGCGTTAGGGCGTGTGTTAGCTGAGCACCTTTATGCCGACAGAGATTTACCGCCGTTCAACAGATCCACCGTTGATGGTATCGCAATAAAATTCAGTACGTATAATGATGGCTTGCGTTCTTTCAAAATAAAGGCGACGCAAGCCGCAGGTGAAAATCCTGTTACGATTACAGCAAAAGATGATTGTATTGAAATAATGACCGGTGCGGCGCTGGATGATTCTGCAGACACTGTGATCCGGTATGAAGACATTGATATAGCTGATGGCATAGCCACCATAAAAAATATTGAGATCAAAAAGGGCCAGAATATTCATCTTAGGGGAAAGGATAAAAAGCAGGGAGATGTGGTAGCCAATGCCGGCAGGATCATTACTCCCCCACTGACCGGGCTGGCCGCCGCTGTTGGAAAAACAAAGCTTTGGGTCAAAAAACTTCCCCGGACAGTGATCATTACCACAGGCGATGAACTGGTAAACGCTGAAGAAACGCCCACGCCTTACCAGTTACGGCGTTCCAACGGAACTGTAATCAAATCGGTACTGGAAAAATATAAGATCAATGCACAACTGCAGCATTGGAAAGACGATGCTGAGCTGATTAGCAACCAACTGGCCCGCTGCCTGAGCAACTATGATGTATTGCTGATGAGCGGTGGTGTTTCTATGGGGAAATTTGATCATGTGCCGCAGGTGCTGGAAGAACTGGGTGTGGAGAAATTATTTCACAAAGTGCAGCAGCGCCCCGGAAAACCCTTCTGGTTTGGTACGCAGGGGAACCGCACCTTAGTATTTGCGTTTCCGGGCAACCCGGTTTCCGTATTCATGTGCCTGCACCGGTATTTTATTCCCTGGCTGGAAAATACCCTGGGAATACAATCACAGTTACAGGGGTATGCCGTTTTACAAAAGGACATTTATTTTCCTTATCCCCTGCAATATTTTGCACAGGTAAAACTGGATACCAGCCATCAGGGCCTTTGGCAGGCAACACCTGTTGATACCAACGGCTCCGGTGATTTTTCCAACCTCATCTATACGGATGCTTTTATAGAATTACCATTGGAGAAAAATGAGTTTAAGAAGGGCGAGGTTTATAAGGTGTGGCGCTACCAGCCGGCATAG
- the moaA gene encoding GTP 3',8-cyclase MoaA, with protein sequence MPEQSSGEPGRTGTAMITDSYGRIINYLRLAVTDRCNLRCTYCMPEAGLDWRSRKELMTYEEMLRICSLLVKMGIEKIRITGGEPFVRKDVLPFLQNLSLMNGLQELTLTTNGLLTAPLVPELKRMGIKSVNLSLDTLDKNRFIRIARRDGLDKVLKTLDALLADDIAVKINTVVMEHCNITDIVPLIQLTKTAPVSVRFIEEMPFNGGTHPVSPAWSYLRILEHIREHFPGIQKITDAPHSTSFNYHIPGHKGNIGIIAAYTRSFCGSCNRLRVTPTGVLRTCLYDAGTFNLKEIIRGGCTDEELETMITNAVLKKPTDGWEAENRLAAQKSAQQSMATIGG encoded by the coding sequence ATGCCTGAGCAAAGTAGTGGTGAGCCGGGCAGAACAGGAACAGCCATGATAACAGACAGCTACGGACGCATCATCAATTATTTGCGGCTTGCCGTTACGGACAGGTGCAACCTGCGCTGTACCTATTGTATGCCCGAAGCAGGACTGGACTGGCGCTCCCGCAAAGAGCTGATGACCTATGAAGAAATGCTGCGCATCTGTTCGCTGCTGGTAAAGATGGGCATAGAAAAAATACGCATCACCGGTGGTGAGCCTTTTGTAAGAAAAGATGTATTGCCCTTCTTACAAAACCTTTCGCTCATGAACGGGTTGCAGGAGCTGACGCTTACCACCAACGGGTTACTGACCGCACCTTTGGTTCCTGAATTAAAAAGAATGGGCATTAAATCTGTAAACCTTAGCCTGGACACTTTGGATAAAAACCGTTTTATCCGCATCGCCCGCCGAGACGGGTTGGATAAAGTATTAAAAACGCTTGATGCGCTTTTAGCTGACGATATTGCCGTAAAGATAAATACAGTGGTAATGGAACACTGCAATATTACTGATATTGTTCCTTTGATACAGCTCACTAAAACAGCACCGGTAAGCGTCCGCTTCATTGAAGAAATGCCCTTCAACGGCGGCACGCATCCCGTTTCGCCGGCATGGAGTTACCTGCGCATACTGGAACATATCCGGGAACATTTTCCCGGTATTCAGAAAATTACAGACGCGCCCCATTCCACTTCTTTTAATTATCATATTCCCGGGCATAAGGGAAATATAGGCATCATAGCCGCCTATACCCGGTCGTTTTGCGGCTCCTGCAACAGGTTGCGCGTTACGCCTACAGGAGTTTTGCGGACCTGCCTGTATGATGCAGGCACATTCAACTTAAAAGAAATAATACGTGGAGGATGTACCGATGAAGAGCTGGAAACAATGATCACCAATGCCGTCCTAAAAAAACCAACAGACGGATGGGAAGCAGAGAACAGACTGGCGGCACAAAAATCAGCGCAGCAATCAATGGCAACAATAGGAGGCTGA
- the dnaK gene encoding molecular chaperone DnaK has product MEKIIGIDLGTTNSCVAVMEGNEPAVIANDEGRRTTPSVVAFLKNGERKVGDPAKRQAITNPQNTIMSVKRFMGRKYDEVRHELSHVSYKVVRGDNDTIRIDIDGRLFTPQEISAIILQKMKKVAEDYLGQEVNEAVITVPAYFNDAQRQATKEAGEIAGLKVRRIVNEPTAAALAYGLEKGDKSHKIAVFDLGGGTFDISILELGDGVFEVKSTNGDTHLGGDDFDKIIVDWLADEFKKDEGIDLRKDPMALQRLKEAAEKAKIELSSATETEVNLPYITAVDGVPKHLVKKLTRAKFEQLADPLFERCLKPCEAALKDAGLTAKDVDEVILVGGSTRIPRVQEIVEKFFDKKPNKGVNPDEVVAIGAAIQGAVLTGEVKDVVLLDVTPLSLGIETMGGVMTTLIPANTTIPAKKSEVFSTASDNQPGVQVHVLQGDRSMATDNKSLGIFNLDGIPPAPRGVPQIEVIFDIDANGILNVSAKDKGTGKEQKIRIEAGSGLSKEEVERMRADAKANEAADKAAREKIDKLNQADSLAFQTEKQLKEYGDKISAEKKTVIEGALAALKYAHEQQDIPGIDRAVADLNTAWSAASEDMYKTTQQGAADGAQAGNAPQGGDHQPGGGEDVTDVPFEEVK; this is encoded by the coding sequence ATGGAAAAGATAATCGGTATAGATCTGGGAACAACCAACAGCTGTGTGGCTGTAATGGAAGGCAACGAACCGGCCGTGATCGCCAATGACGAAGGGCGCCGCACCACACCGTCTGTTGTAGCATTTTTGAAAAACGGGGAACGCAAAGTGGGGGATCCTGCAAAAAGGCAGGCCATCACTAACCCTCAGAATACTATTATGTCCGTAAAGCGATTTATGGGGCGTAAATATGATGAAGTGCGGCATGAGCTTTCGCATGTAAGCTATAAAGTAGTGCGGGGAGATAATGATACCATCCGCATTGATATTGACGGACGTCTGTTTACGCCACAGGAAATTTCTGCCATCATCCTGCAAAAAATGAAAAAAGTTGCGGAAGACTACCTGGGGCAGGAAGTAAACGAAGCGGTGATCACCGTGCCCGCTTATTTTAATGATGCACAGCGCCAGGCCACCAAGGAAGCCGGAGAAATTGCCGGTTTAAAAGTGCGGCGCATTGTAAACGAGCCAACGGCAGCCGCCCTGGCCTACGGTTTGGAGAAAGGGGATAAGAGCCATAAAATAGCGGTGTTTGACCTGGGTGGCGGTACGTTTGATATTTCCATACTGGAGCTGGGCGATGGCGTTTTTGAAGTGAAATCCACTAATGGTGACACGCACCTGGGGGGTGATGATTTTGATAAGATCATTGTAGACTGGCTGGCCGATGAGTTTAAAAAAGATGAAGGCATTGATCTTCGCAAAGACCCTATGGCCTTACAACGGCTGAAAGAAGCCGCAGAAAAGGCAAAGATTGAACTGTCTTCCGCTACGGAAACAGAGGTTAACCTGCCTTATATCACCGCTGTTGACGGGGTGCCCAAGCACCTGGTTAAAAAACTGACCCGTGCAAAATTTGAACAACTGGCCGATCCTTTGTTTGAGCGCTGTTTAAAACCCTGTGAGGCTGCGTTAAAAGATGCAGGGCTTACTGCAAAGGATGTTGATGAAGTGATACTGGTAGGGGGCAGTACCCGTATTCCCAGGGTACAGGAGATTGTTGAAAAATTCTTTGACAAAAAGCCCAACAAGGGCGTAAACCCCGATGAAGTGGTAGCCATTGGTGCCGCTATCCAGGGCGCGGTACTGACCGGGGAGGTAAAAGATGTGGTGCTGCTGGATGTAACCCCGCTTTCTTTAGGCATTGAAACAATGGGGGGAGTAATGACCACCCTTATTCCTGCCAATACGACCATACCGGCAAAAAAATCAGAAGTGTTCTCTACTGCCAGCGATAATCAGCCCGGCGTGCAGGTGCATGTGCTGCAGGGCGACCGTTCCATGGCTACAGATAATAAAAGCCTGGGGATCTTTAACCTGGATGGGATCCCACCGGCTCCCAGGGGCGTACCTCAGATTGAAGTAATTTTTGACATTGATGCCAATGGTATTTTAAATGTGAGCGCAAAGGACAAGGGAACCGGTAAAGAGCAAAAGATCCGCATAGAAGCCGGCAGCGGCTTAAGCAAGGAAGAAGTGGAACGCATGAGAGCGGATGCCAAAGCCAATGAAGCAGCAGATAAAGCAGCCAGAGAAAAGATTGACAAATTAAACCAGGCAGACAGCCTGGCCTTCCAGACAGAGAAACAACTGAAAGAATACGGGGATAAGATCTCCGCGGAAAAGAAAACGGTCATTGAAGGGGCACTGGCAGCTTTGAAATATGCGCATGAACAGCAGGATATACCGGGTATAGACAGGGCCGTTGCCGATCTGAACACAGCCTGGTCCGCTGCCAGTGAAGATATGTATAAAACAACGCAACAGGGCGCGGCAGACGGAGCACAGGCCGGTAACGCACCGCAGGGAGGCGACCATCAGCCCGGTGGTGGAGAAGATGTAACCGATGTGCCTTTTGAAGAAGTGAAATAG
- a CDS encoding DUF488 domain-containing protein: MSLPVKHKIYTIGHSTHSFAVFLEMLQSFDISTLADIRRFPGSRKYPWFNKEDLAAALEKNGIRYMHLEELGGRRKVQKDSGNSRWRNASFRGYADYMETAAFEKAVLKLEALALAQPTAYMCSEAVWWRCHRSMVSDYLKAKGWKVLHIMAAGKAEEHSYTSPARVVGDRVFYSDENLFDQ; the protein is encoded by the coding sequence GTGAGCCTTCCTGTTAAACATAAGATCTATACCATCGGGCATTCCACCCATAGCTTTGCTGTATTCCTGGAGATGCTGCAATCTTTTGATATCAGTACCCTGGCCGACATCCGGCGCTTTCCAGGCTCGCGAAAATATCCCTGGTTTAATAAAGAAGATCTGGCAGCAGCGCTGGAAAAGAACGGGATCCGTTATATGCACCTGGAAGAACTGGGCGGAAGGAGGAAAGTACAAAAAGACTCGGGGAACAGCCGCTGGCGCAATGCGTCCTTCAGGGGATATGCGGATTATATGGAAACAGCCGCTTTTGAAAAGGCTGTCCTGAAACTGGAAGCGCTTGCCCTGGCACAGCCAACGGCTTATATGTGCTCAGAAGCCGTATGGTGGCGCTGCCATCGCTCTATGGTGTCGGACTATTTAAAAGCAAAGGGGTGGAAGGTACTGCATATTATGGCAGCAGGCAAAGCAGAAGAACATTCGTACACGTCGCCTGCCCGGGTTGTTGGCGACCGTGTTTTTTATTCAGACGAAAATCTGTTTGATCAATAA
- a CDS encoding hypervirulence associated TUDOR domain-containing protein, protein MATTFKVGDVVSWNSEAGKVSGTIIKVHTKDFDYKGYTHHATEADPQYEIKSSKSDHIAAHKGTALTKVTNR, encoded by the coding sequence ATGGCTACAACATTCAAAGTAGGCGATGTGGTAAGCTGGAACTCTGAAGCCGGAAAGGTTTCAGGAACAATAATAAAAGTGCATACGAAAGATTTTGATTACAAAGGCTATACGCATCATGCAACAGAAGCCGATCCGCAATATGAGATCAAAAGCAGTAAATCGGATCACATTGCAGCCCATAAAGGCACTGCGCTTACAAAGGTTACGAACCGTTAA
- a CDS encoding bestrophin family protein, translated as MITRQRTNWLQMLFIWKGSVLRNIIIQLILIAVFSLTILYFNGRIYHYKVHLNPTIFTLIGLALVIFMGFYNTASYDRFWEGRKLWGTLIIEARMLTRQVLTLVRIPRLNPGKVRRPL; from the coding sequence ATGATCACAAGGCAACGCACCAACTGGCTGCAAATGTTATTTATCTGGAAAGGTTCTGTGTTAAGGAATATCATCATCCAGCTTATTCTAATTGCAGTATTTTCATTAACCATTCTTTATTTTAACGGAAGAATATATCATTATAAAGTGCACCTGAACCCTACCATTTTTACCCTCATAGGGCTGGCGTTAGTGATTTTTATGGGTTTTTATAATACAGCAAGCTATGACCGTTTCTGGGAAGGCCGGAAATTATGGGGCACCCTCATTATAGAGGCAAGAATGCTTACAAGGCAGGTGCTGACCTTAGTAAGGATTCCTCGCCTGAATCCGGGGAAAGTAAGACGTCCTTTATAA
- a CDS encoding bestrophin family protein, giving the protein MIAAFGWLLNYRLRHNTGTEQLSRLLTEEQLSYLEDKKYIPVMILDLLGKWISEQNRKKYIDNIVWVAMDKQLNHFSQIVGGCERISNTPLPFAYSVLLHRTVYFYCFWLPFGLVDSLGWMIPVVVLLISYTFIALDAIIQEIEEPFGEKENDLALNTICQSIEYSIFEQAQIPQEEYKPSGSYFID; this is encoded by the coding sequence ATGATCGCAGCCTTTGGATGGTTGCTCAATTACCGGTTAAGGCATAATACAGGTACAGAACAGCTTTCCCGTTTGCTTACTGAAGAACAGCTCAGCTATTTAGAAGACAAAAAATACATCCCGGTAATGATCCTGGATCTGCTGGGTAAATGGATCAGTGAGCAAAACAGAAAAAAATATATTGACAACATTGTTTGGGTTGCTATGGACAAACAACTGAATCATTTTTCTCAGATCGTTGGCGGATGCGAGCGGATCTCTAATACCCCTTTACCTTTTGCATACAGCGTTTTGCTGCACCGGACCGTTTATTTCTACTGTTTCTGGCTGCCCTTTGGCCTGGTGGACAGTCTGGGCTGGATGATACCGGTAGTGGTACTGCTCATCAGTTATACTTTTATAGCACTGGATGCGATCATCCAGGAAATTGAAGAGCCATTTGGAGAAAAGGAAAATGACCTGGCATTGAATACTATCTGTCAGAGCATTGAATATTCAATCTTTGAACAGGCACAGATCCCGCAGGAAGAATACAAACCTTCCGGCTCATATTTTATTGACTGA
- a CDS encoding NAD-dependent succinate-semialdehyde dehydrogenase has product MAMQSINPVNGKIIRTYKEDTQKALVQKIESAEKAWQRWRTTSYEKRAQHLLKAASLLRQQENELVKLMALEMGKPLKDGAAEIEKCALACEYYAKNGAAFLKDEVIKTDARKSFVTFQPIGVVLAVMPWNFPYWQCFRFIAPALMAGNVGLLKHASNVPGCALSIEQLLLKAGFPKGVFQTLLIGSKTVNKVIAHPLVKAVTLTGSTEAGMRVAEQAGALIKKTVLELGGSDPYVILEDADLEQAATVCAESRLINNGQSCIAAKRFIVVKKVEKEFVRLFKEKMSHKKLGDPLDAQTELGPMSRADLRDQLHRQVLENIKAGATCILGGAIPGFKGAHAFYTPTILTGIKKGMTGYEEELFGPVACVITARNEAHAIAIANDTVFGLGAAVFTKDIAKGERIAREALQAGSCFVNGLVKSDPRVPFGGIKQSGYGRELGSFGIKEFVNIKTVWR; this is encoded by the coding sequence ATGGCAATGCAATCGATCAATCCGGTAAACGGTAAAATTATCAGAACATATAAAGAGGATACCCAAAAAGCGCTTGTACAAAAAATTGAATCAGCAGAAAAAGCCTGGCAGCGATGGAGAACAACTTCCTATGAAAAAAGAGCGCAACATCTGTTAAAAGCGGCTTCTTTATTAAGACAGCAGGAAAATGAGCTTGTAAAACTGATGGCATTAGAAATGGGAAAACCCCTGAAGGATGGTGCCGCGGAAATTGAAAAATGCGCCCTGGCCTGTGAATATTATGCAAAGAACGGAGCTGCCTTTTTGAAGGATGAAGTTATAAAAACAGATGCCAGGAAGAGCTTTGTTACCTTTCAGCCCATAGGGGTTGTACTGGCCGTTATGCCCTGGAACTTTCCTTACTGGCAATGCTTCCGTTTTATTGCGCCGGCCTTAATGGCCGGCAATGTGGGGCTGCTAAAGCATGCCTCTAATGTGCCCGGCTGCGCGCTGTCTATTGAGCAACTGCTTTTAAAGGCAGGGTTTCCGAAAGGAGTATTTCAAACCCTGCTTATTGGCAGCAAAACAGTAAACAAAGTAATTGCGCACCCTTTGGTAAAGGCCGTAACCTTAACGGGCAGCACTGAAGCGGGCATGCGCGTTGCGGAGCAAGCCGGAGCGCTGATCAAGAAAACGGTTCTGGAGCTGGGCGGCAGCGATCCTTATGTGATCCTTGAAGATGCAGACCTGGAGCAGGCTGCAACGGTCTGTGCAGAAAGCCGTTTGATCAATAACGGACAAAGCTGTATTGCGGCCAAACGCTTTATAGTGGTAAAAAAGGTGGAAAAAGAATTTGTTCGTTTATTCAAAGAGAAAATGAGCCATAAAAAGCTGGGAGATCCCCTGGACGCGCAAACGGAGCTGGGGCCGATGTCGCGGGCAGACCTGAGAGATCAGCTGCACCGGCAGGTACTGGAAAATATTAAGGCAGGGGCTACCTGTATACTGGGAGGGGCGATCCCCGGTTTTAAAGGAGCGCATGCATTCTATACGCCTACAATACTGACCGGTATCAAAAAGGGGATGACCGGCTATGAGGAAGAGCTTTTTGGGCCAGTGGCCTGCGTGATTACTGCAAGGAATGAGGCGCATGCAATTGCAATTGCGAATGACACTGTTTTCGGACTGGGCGCTGCGGTGTTTACAAAAGATATAGCCAAAGGAGAACGGATAGCCAGGGAAGCATTGCAGGCCGGATCCTGTTTTGTGAACGGGCTGGTAAAATCTGATCCGCGTGTGCCGTTCGGCGGCATCAAACAATCCGGTTACGGGCGTGAACTGGGCAGCTTTGGAATCAAAGAGTTTGTTAATATAAAAACGGTCTGGCGGTAA